In Arthrobacter sp. QXT-31, one genomic interval encodes:
- a CDS encoding MFS transporter yields the protein MNPAARKVQRIYLTLTLGNTLAASFIWGINTLFLLDAGLSNLEAFAANAFFTAGMVIFEVPTGVVADGWGRRVSFLLGTATLSVSTLLYYFLWQLSAPFWSWAVVSVLLGLGFTFFSGAVEAWLVDALHFSGYDGALETVLGRGQMVSGTAMLIGSVAGGVIAQATDLGVPFLLRVGVLMAMFTVALWLMHDVGFTPERSAHPLRATRAVLAASIEKGLKNPPVRYVMLSAPFTAGVGIYVFYALQPFLLELFGDRGAYAIAGLAAAIVAGAEILGGWLAPRVRRLVRKRTTVLILSGAGSAVILVALGFTREFWVALVLLALWALVAEVGTPVGQAYLNDMIESRQRATVLSFASLMGSSGGVVVQPLLGRTADVSGYPASLAVSGVLQILAVPFLYASRRQGAAADESHAR from the coding sequence ATGAACCCGGCAGCCCGCAAGGTGCAGCGCATCTACCTGACGTTGACGCTGGGAAATACCCTTGCGGCCTCCTTCATCTGGGGCATCAACACGCTCTTCCTGCTCGATGCCGGGCTCTCCAACCTCGAAGCCTTTGCCGCGAACGCGTTCTTCACCGCCGGGATGGTCATTTTCGAGGTGCCCACCGGAGTGGTGGCCGACGGCTGGGGCCGCCGGGTTTCCTTCCTGCTCGGCACCGCCACGCTGTCCGTCTCGACGCTCCTCTACTATTTTCTGTGGCAACTCTCCGCGCCGTTCTGGTCGTGGGCGGTGGTGTCCGTGCTGCTGGGCCTGGGCTTCACTTTCTTCTCCGGCGCGGTGGAGGCCTGGCTGGTGGATGCGCTGCACTTCTCCGGGTACGACGGCGCGCTGGAGACGGTGCTCGGGCGCGGCCAGATGGTGTCCGGCACCGCCATGCTCATCGGGTCTGTCGCCGGCGGCGTGATCGCCCAGGCCACGGACCTGGGTGTGCCTTTCCTGCTGCGGGTAGGCGTGCTGATGGCGATGTTCACGGTGGCCCTGTGGCTGATGCACGACGTCGGCTTCACCCCCGAACGCTCAGCACATCCCCTTCGGGCGACGCGGGCCGTGCTGGCGGCCTCCATTGAGAAGGGCCTGAAAAATCCGCCCGTGCGCTACGTGATGCTGTCCGCGCCGTTTACGGCCGGAGTCGGGATTTATGTTTTCTATGCCCTGCAGCCGTTCCTGCTTGAGCTGTTCGGCGACCGCGGCGCGTACGCCATCGCGGGCCTTGCGGCGGCCATCGTTGCCGGGGCGGAGATTCTTGGCGGCTGGCTGGCACCGCGCGTCCGGCGCCTGGTCCGCAAGCGCACCACGGTACTGATCCTCAGCGGAGCGGGGAGCGCGGTGATCCTGGTGGCGCTCGGCTTCACCCGGGAGTTCTGGGTGGCCCTGGTGCTGCTGGCTCTGTGGGCCCTCGTGGCCGAGGTGGGGACTCCCGTGGGGCAGGCTTACCTCAATGACATGATCGAGTCCAGGCAGCGGGCGACGGTGCTCAGTTTCGCGTCCCTCATGGGGTCGAGCGGCGGCGTGGTGGTGCAGCCGCTGCTGGGGCGGACCGCCGACGTGTCCGGCTACCCGGCGTCGCTGGCGGTCAGCGGCGTGCTCCAGATACTCGCCGTGCCGTTCCTGTATGCCAGCCGCCGGCAGGGTGCCGCCGCGGATGAATCGCACGCCCGCTGA
- a CDS encoding amylo-alpha-1,6-glucosidase, whose amino-acid sequence MAAGWNADTAAGPVGTGTVTLVEGSSFCISLANGDIHPEHPHGVFHEDTRILSRWNLSVNGQPLEPLTAETKEPYRALFIGRVPRSDGYADSPLIVERLREVGAGILEEITIRNYSAEATECVVSLTVESDFADLFEVKEARVQRRWEESRQPEGDSLVIRASWQNLVKGVVVDARGAEVTSDSVTYRTVVPARGEWSSRVSVAPAADGGGVPPSSLVRPVGEVSSSDRRRQEWVAKIPKLHMGNRSIERTLRRSYDDLGALRIEDPAHPERIVVAAGAPWFMTLFGRDSLWASEMALPVDPSLALGTLQTLADRQGKVVDPMSEEEPGKILHEVRLGVSSGLALGGKSAYYGSVDATPQFVMALGSVSRWGFGRDTIAALLPHADRALDWVRNYGDKDGDGFVEYERLNDQGLINQGWKDSWDGINFADGTLAKPPIALCEVQALVYSAFMSRAWMAYDAGDAALAAKLTEEAAQLKKKFNEQFWLPDRGYYAVALDRDKRPVDACTSNMGQCLWHGIVDDDKLPLVAERLMSPEMFSGWGVRTLGTDMGAYNPASYHNGSVWPHDNAIIAVGLLRYGFVEEAQRISTALLEAADYTDGRLPELFCGFSRDQVTEPVPYPTACSPQAWAATTPIMLVTSLMRYDAHVSRGGVWMDPVLPESYGDLHITNAPMGGGRITIKVTDSEPSVLGLPEGLTFHREHRPWLTELMAEAGLGK is encoded by the coding sequence ATGGCTGCTGGCTGGAATGCTGATACGGCTGCCGGCCCTGTAGGAACGGGCACGGTCACCCTGGTGGAAGGCTCGTCCTTCTGCATTTCCTTGGCGAACGGGGATATCCATCCGGAGCATCCGCACGGGGTCTTTCATGAGGACACCCGGATCCTGTCCCGCTGGAACCTGTCCGTGAACGGCCAGCCCCTGGAGCCGCTGACGGCGGAGACCAAGGAGCCTTACCGGGCACTGTTCATCGGCCGTGTCCCCCGCTCCGATGGGTACGCGGACAGCCCCCTGATCGTCGAACGGCTGCGGGAGGTGGGCGCCGGCATCCTCGAGGAGATCACCATCCGGAACTACTCCGCGGAGGCCACCGAATGCGTCGTTTCCCTCACCGTTGAATCTGATTTCGCGGACCTTTTCGAGGTGAAGGAAGCACGTGTCCAGCGGCGCTGGGAGGAGTCCCGCCAGCCCGAGGGCGACTCCCTGGTGATCAGGGCCAGTTGGCAGAATCTGGTGAAGGGCGTCGTCGTTGATGCCCGCGGCGCCGAGGTCACCTCAGATTCCGTCACTTACCGGACAGTGGTCCCTGCCCGCGGCGAATGGAGCTCGCGGGTAAGCGTGGCGCCTGCCGCCGACGGCGGCGGGGTCCCGCCGTCGTCCTTGGTCCGCCCGGTCGGCGAGGTGTCATCGAGCGACCGCCGCCGGCAGGAATGGGTGGCCAAAATTCCCAAGCTGCACATGGGCAACCGCTCCATAGAAAGGACCTTGCGCCGCAGCTATGATGACCTGGGCGCGCTCCGGATCGAGGACCCGGCGCATCCCGAGCGGATTGTCGTGGCTGCGGGGGCGCCCTGGTTCATGACGCTGTTTGGCCGGGACTCGTTGTGGGCGTCGGAAATGGCGCTGCCGGTGGATCCCTCCCTGGCGCTGGGCACCCTGCAGACGCTGGCCGACCGGCAGGGCAAAGTGGTGGACCCCATGAGCGAGGAGGAGCCCGGGAAGATCCTGCACGAGGTCAGGCTGGGTGTCTCCAGCGGGCTGGCGCTGGGCGGCAAGTCCGCGTACTACGGGAGCGTCGACGCCACCCCGCAGTTCGTCATGGCGCTCGGTTCGGTCAGCCGCTGGGGATTCGGCCGGGACACCATCGCCGCGCTGCTGCCCCACGCAGACCGGGCGCTGGACTGGGTGCGGAACTACGGCGACAAGGACGGCGACGGATTCGTCGAGTATGAGCGACTCAACGACCAGGGCCTGATCAACCAGGGCTGGAAGGACTCGTGGGACGGCATCAACTTTGCCGACGGGACGCTGGCGAAGCCGCCGATCGCGCTCTGCGAAGTCCAGGCCCTGGTGTACTCGGCGTTTATGTCCCGGGCGTGGATGGCGTACGACGCCGGCGACGCAGCTTTGGCGGCAAAGCTTACGGAGGAAGCGGCGCAGCTGAAGAAGAAATTCAACGAACAGTTCTGGCTGCCCGACCGCGGCTACTACGCTGTGGCGCTCGACCGGGACAAGCGGCCCGTTGACGCGTGCACGTCCAACATGGGGCAGTGCCTGTGGCACGGCATTGTGGATGACGACAAGCTGCCGCTGGTGGCCGAGCGCCTGATGTCGCCGGAGATGTTCAGCGGCTGGGGCGTCCGGACGCTGGGCACCGACATGGGCGCCTATAATCCCGCCAGCTACCACAACGGCTCGGTCTGGCCGCACGACAATGCCATCATCGCCGTTGGCCTGCTGCGCTACGGCTTCGTGGAGGAGGCGCAGCGGATCTCCACCGCCCTGCTGGAGGCAGCCGATTACACGGACGGCCGGCTCCCGGAACTGTTCTGCGGCTTCAGCCGGGACCAGGTCACGGAGCCGGTGCCGTATCCGACGGCGTGCTCCCCGCAGGCGTGGGCGGCCACCACACCGATCATGCTGGTGACCAGCCTCATGCGGTACGACGCGCACGTGTCCCGAGGCGGCGTGTGGATGGACCCGGTCCTGCCGGAATCCTACGGAGACCTGCATATTACGAACGCCCCCATGGGCGGCGGCCGGATCACCATCAAGGTCACGGATTCCGAACCCTCCGTGCTGGGACTCCCGGAAGGACTGACCTTCCACCGCGAGCACCGGCCCTGGCTGACGGAGCTGATGGCGGAGGCCGGGCTGGGAAAGTAG
- a CDS encoding 5'-3' exonuclease gives MVNRLMLLDTASLYFRAFYGLPDTIRRADGTPVNAVRGLLDMIARLTTDYGATHLVACWDDDWRPQWRVDLIPTYKSHRVAEAVAGAADVEVVPDGLEAQLPLIRHVLDLAGIAVVGAPEHEADDVVGTYASHADLPVDVVTGDRDLFQLVDDARQVRVIYTARGMKNLEIMTDAAVVGKYRVLPQQYADYATLRGDASDGLPGVAGIGEKTAAALLLEHGTLEGLLAAAADPAGGVSASVRSKLAAAAGYLKVAPDVVNVVRNLELPSLEEAGAELQPVAGEARAELEQLTADWNLGGSVRRLLEALDRRP, from the coding sequence ATGGTCAACCGCCTGATGCTGCTCGACACCGCCTCCCTGTACTTCCGTGCCTTCTACGGGCTGCCGGACACCATCCGCCGCGCTGACGGCACCCCGGTCAATGCCGTGCGCGGCCTGCTCGACATGATCGCGCGGCTCACCACCGACTACGGCGCCACGCATCTGGTGGCGTGCTGGGACGACGACTGGCGTCCGCAGTGGCGGGTGGACCTCATTCCGACCTACAAGTCGCACCGGGTGGCGGAAGCAGTGGCCGGCGCGGCTGATGTGGAGGTGGTGCCGGACGGGCTGGAGGCGCAGCTCCCGCTGATCCGCCACGTCCTGGATCTCGCCGGCATTGCCGTTGTGGGCGCACCCGAACATGAGGCCGACGACGTCGTGGGCACCTACGCCAGCCACGCGGACCTTCCCGTGGACGTGGTGACGGGGGATCGGGACCTCTTCCAGCTGGTCGACGACGCCCGGCAGGTCCGCGTGATCTACACCGCCCGCGGCATGAAGAACCTTGAGATCATGACTGACGCCGCGGTCGTCGGGAAGTACCGGGTGCTGCCCCAGCAGTATGCCGACTACGCAACCCTCCGCGGTGACGCCTCGGACGGGCTGCCGGGCGTCGCCGGCATCGGCGAGAAGACCGCCGCCGCCCTGCTCCTGGAACACGGCACCCTCGAGGGGCTGCTCGCGGCGGCGGCGGATCCGGCAGGCGGCGTGTCTGCCTCGGTGCGGTCCAAGCTTGCGGCCGCCGCCGGCTACCTCAAGGTGGCTCCCGACGTCGTCAATGTTGTGCGCAACCTGGAACTGCCCTCCCTTGAGGAGGCGGGCGCCGAACTGCAGCCGGTAGCCGGCGAGGCACGTGCGGAACTCGAGCAGCTCACCGCTGATTGGAACCTTGGCGGTTCGGTCCGGCGGCTCCTGGAGGCGCTGGACCGCCGCCCCTAG
- a CDS encoding HhH-GPD-type base excision DNA repair protein — translation MELHITGDDAADKLLSDDAFALLTGMLLDQQVTMESAFAGPEKIRTRIGSISPAAVAEYDPAGFVEVFKERPAVHRFPGSMAARVQALAEAVQSDWDGETTAIWTRDEPDGKEVLRRLKALPGFGDQKARIFLALLGKQCGLQAPGWREAAGHYGEEGSYLSVADIVDPESLTKVRASKQAAKAAAKAAKAPAAG, via the coding sequence ATGGAATTGCACATCACCGGCGACGACGCCGCCGACAAACTGCTCAGCGATGACGCCTTCGCCCTGCTCACCGGCATGCTGCTGGACCAGCAGGTGACCATGGAGTCCGCGTTTGCCGGCCCCGAGAAAATCCGTACGCGCATCGGCTCCATCAGTCCGGCCGCCGTCGCCGAATATGACCCGGCAGGCTTCGTTGAAGTCTTCAAGGAACGCCCGGCAGTGCACCGCTTCCCCGGCTCCATGGCCGCCCGCGTCCAGGCGCTCGCCGAGGCTGTGCAGAGCGACTGGGATGGCGAAACGACCGCCATCTGGACCCGGGATGAGCCGGATGGCAAGGAAGTGCTCCGCCGGCTGAAGGCCCTGCCGGGGTTCGGTGATCAGAAGGCCAGGATTTTCCTGGCGCTGCTCGGCAAGCAGTGCGGGCTCCAGGCGCCGGGCTGGCGCGAGGCCGCCGGCCATTACGGCGAGGAGGGTTCGTACCTCTCTGTTGCGGACATCGTGGACCCCGAGTCGCTGACCAAGGTGCGCGCCAGCAAGCAGGCTGCCAAGGCCGCCGCTAAGGCCGCCAAGGCGCCCGCCGCGGGTTAG
- a CDS encoding phage tail protein, whose amino-acid sequence MPYTVDFQNVSTVGLEPSPVAETLAGLRANEARYYMNKYGHVFTVQPAGDAPDTLEWVNRILAEERNIVISSRPLEVTSFEVDGFRMAYVFYESGLSINVMYGLEEGSKRAVGFKLSEGMEVPEELASNFKFARQKSKLAGVIRGSYFVIKGEY is encoded by the coding sequence ATGCCATACACCGTAGACTTCCAGAACGTATCCACCGTGGGTCTGGAGCCGTCCCCGGTGGCGGAAACCCTGGCCGGACTGCGCGCCAACGAGGCGCGCTACTACATGAACAAGTACGGCCACGTCTTCACCGTCCAGCCGGCAGGCGACGCACCGGACACCCTTGAGTGGGTGAACCGCATCCTCGCCGAGGAGCGCAACATCGTCATCTCATCCCGTCCGCTGGAGGTGACGTCCTTCGAGGTGGACGGGTTCCGGATGGCCTACGTGTTCTACGAATCCGGGCTTTCCATCAACGTGATGTACGGCCTTGAGGAGGGAAGCAAGCGGGCAGTGGGATTCAAGCTCTCAGAGGGCATGGAAGTCCCCGAGGAACTGGCATCAAACTTCAAGTTCGCGCGCCAGAAGTCGAAGCTGGCCGGGGTGATCCGCGGCTCCTACTTCGTGATCAAGGGCGAGTACTGA
- a CDS encoding glutamine synthetase — MTSNPKADMDLQHVRALVISCLDNAGVSRVKVLPGPKVEGAFTNGCGVSVSVGVLLAADDHVTRSSQIDPIVGDLRGMPDRSAVAVVDKASGLAWAPADLVDLHGVPYPTCPRTALKRVAAEWAAAGLEASVGFELEFTVFSGSPEAPVLAHGGPGYGAAAFLQLEAWNLEVLTALVDAGVPVEQIHPEYGQGQIEIALAARNPVQAVDDYLLARFIVSRVSRRHGLQVSYSPIADSRTATNGCHIHFSARNTDGNLFSDAAAATRMGPAGGSMIAGVLGKLAESVALLGGSALSLARLRPQQWAGSFICWGTGNREAAIRFVPGLKGYEDQQSNVEVKCCDGSANQYLAVAAILAAALDGFKRQLKLPAEVTVDPGTLNEAERERLDIRAFAPDMFTALDDLEGSSLLRTALGHELLEAYVAVRRGEAERFAKLDRDAVIDALRWRY, encoded by the coding sequence GTGACTTCGAATCCAAAGGCGGACATGGATCTGCAGCATGTAAGAGCACTTGTCATTTCCTGTCTGGACAATGCGGGCGTTTCACGGGTCAAAGTTCTCCCGGGCCCCAAAGTAGAGGGCGCCTTCACCAATGGCTGCGGCGTCTCGGTCAGTGTCGGAGTCCTGCTGGCTGCTGACGACCACGTCACCCGGTCATCGCAGATCGATCCGATCGTCGGCGACCTGCGCGGCATGCCGGACCGCTCAGCCGTTGCCGTCGTCGACAAGGCAAGCGGCCTTGCCTGGGCGCCCGCCGACCTGGTGGACCTGCACGGTGTCCCTTATCCGACCTGCCCGCGCACAGCACTCAAGCGTGTTGCTGCAGAATGGGCAGCAGCCGGACTGGAGGCTTCGGTCGGCTTCGAGCTGGAATTCACGGTATTCAGCGGCAGCCCGGAAGCACCGGTTCTGGCGCACGGCGGCCCCGGCTATGGAGCGGCCGCATTCCTTCAGCTGGAAGCATGGAACCTGGAGGTGCTCACGGCGCTGGTGGACGCCGGCGTTCCGGTTGAACAGATTCACCCCGAGTATGGCCAGGGCCAGATCGAAATCGCCCTGGCCGCGCGAAACCCGGTCCAGGCCGTGGATGACTACCTTCTGGCCCGATTCATCGTCTCCCGGGTTTCCCGCCGGCACGGACTGCAGGTTTCCTACTCGCCCATTGCGGATTCCCGAACGGCCACCAACGGATGCCACATACATTTCTCCGCCCGGAACACGGACGGCAACCTCTTCAGCGATGCTGCGGCCGCCACGCGGATGGGCCCTGCAGGCGGGAGCATGATCGCGGGCGTCCTCGGGAAGCTGGCCGAAAGCGTGGCATTGCTGGGCGGAAGCGCGCTGAGCTTGGCCCGGCTTCGGCCGCAACAATGGGCGGGCAGTTTCATCTGCTGGGGTACGGGCAACCGGGAGGCTGCCATCCGTTTCGTGCCGGGACTGAAGGGCTACGAGGACCAGCAATCGAACGTTGAAGTGAAATGCTGTGACGGTTCCGCCAACCAGTACCTTGCAGTGGCAGCGATTCTGGCGGCGGCATTGGACGGGTTCAAACGACAGCTCAAACTGCCGGCCGAGGTCACCGTGGACCCCGGAACCTTGAACGAGGCCGAGCGGGAGCGCCTGGACATCCGGGCGTTTGCTCCGGACATGTTCACGGCCTTGGATGATCTGGAGGGCAGCAGTCTCCTCCGCACAGCATTGGGGCATGAACTTCTGGAGGCTTATGTGGCAGTGCGGCGCGGCGAAGCCGAGAGGTTCGCCAAGCTTGACCGTGACGCCGTGATCGACGCGCTGCGCTGGCGGTATTAG
- a CDS encoding amidohydrolase family protein — protein sequence MTDTSSRRVDLPLIDHHSHGVVDAELNDDEFRSLATESDWPAPEGTDSLESPFGLAVRRCCAPVLGLEPLAPMDEYLAQRRNIGAAEANRLLLGSTGTSDYLLETGIPDARLLDPAAMAACAGAGVHEIVRIERVAELLAAESTAAGFVAKFPEALAARAREAAGLKSILAYRHGFDIPAEPPSGREVLQAADTWFFNAEKTGTFRVTDPVLLRFGLWAGIGTGLPIQLHTGYGDGDVELFRADPSRLTPLFRATRTLGIDFMLLHCYPFIREAGILAQVFPHVYLDVGLVSHYLGPSAGRAIRQAMEIAPFSKILYSSDAYGLGEHYAVSAANWRTAVASVMDEWVASGWATANDADNIASMLASENARRVYKLNPEGPMPIA from the coding sequence ATGACCGACACGAGCAGCCGCAGGGTTGACCTGCCCCTGATCGATCACCACAGCCACGGTGTGGTTGACGCCGAACTGAACGACGACGAGTTCAGGAGCCTGGCCACAGAATCCGACTGGCCGGCGCCGGAGGGCACGGACAGCCTCGAATCACCCTTCGGGCTGGCGGTGCGCCGTTGCTGCGCACCGGTCCTCGGGCTCGAGCCGCTGGCACCGATGGACGAATATCTCGCCCAACGCAGGAACATCGGGGCCGCGGAAGCAAACCGGCTGCTGCTCGGCAGTACGGGGACATCGGACTATCTCCTCGAGACAGGCATACCGGATGCCCGGCTGCTGGACCCCGCCGCCATGGCTGCCTGTGCCGGTGCCGGGGTTCACGAGATCGTCCGGATCGAGCGCGTAGCCGAACTCCTGGCGGCCGAATCCACGGCAGCGGGCTTCGTTGCGAAGTTCCCGGAGGCGCTGGCTGCCCGAGCCAGGGAGGCAGCGGGGCTGAAATCCATTCTTGCCTACCGTCATGGCTTCGACATCCCCGCGGAACCGCCCTCCGGCCGTGAGGTGCTTCAAGCCGCTGATACGTGGTTCTTCAACGCGGAGAAGACCGGAACCTTCAGGGTCACTGACCCCGTCCTGCTGCGGTTCGGGCTCTGGGCCGGGATCGGGACGGGCCTTCCCATCCAGCTCCACACGGGCTACGGCGACGGGGATGTTGAGCTCTTCCGGGCTGATCCGTCCCGGCTCACTCCGCTCTTCCGCGCCACCAGGACGTTGGGCATCGACTTCATGCTCCTGCACTGCTATCCCTTCATCAGGGAAGCCGGGATCTTGGCCCAGGTCTTCCCGCACGTCTACCTCGATGTGGGCCTGGTCTCGCATTACCTCGGTCCCAGTGCCGGCAGGGCCATCCGCCAGGCGATGGAAATCGCACCCTTCAGCAAGATCCTTTACTCATCAGATGCGTACGGCCTTGGCGAGCACTACGCCGTGAGTGCCGCCAACTGGCGAACCGCCGTGGCGTCCGTGATGGACGAATGGGTTGCATCCGGGTGGGCAACAGCGAACGACGCCGACAACATCGCCAGCATGCTTGCCTCGGAAAATGCCAGGCGTGTCTACAAGCTGAACCCCGAAGGCCCAATGCCGATCGCATAA
- a CDS encoding dihydrofolate reductase family protein, protein MRVLVVNHVSLDGVLQGPGRPDEDTRDGFRHGGWALEANDPAMMPAMGERMGKDFSWLFGRRSYDDMLTYWNHAGGPFKDGLNGTRKYVASSNPETDLPWPNSTLLSGDVPARVAALREQPGGNLVVMGSGQLVRSLLPHGLVDELFLMIHPVLLGSGRRLFGPEDELHRLRLVESIPTATGVLMVTYRPA, encoded by the coding sequence ATGCGCGTTCTGGTCGTGAACCACGTCAGCCTCGACGGCGTCCTGCAGGGGCCGGGCCGCCCCGATGAAGACACCCGTGATGGCTTCCGGCATGGCGGCTGGGCCCTGGAAGCCAACGACCCGGCAATGATGCCGGCCATGGGCGAGCGGATGGGCAAGGACTTCTCCTGGCTGTTCGGCCGCCGCAGCTACGACGACATGCTCACGTACTGGAACCACGCCGGCGGCCCGTTCAAGGACGGCCTCAACGGGACACGGAAGTACGTCGCGTCCTCCAACCCCGAGACCGACCTGCCATGGCCAAACTCCACGCTCCTGAGCGGGGACGTCCCGGCCCGGGTCGCTGCGCTGCGCGAACAGCCCGGGGGCAACCTCGTGGTCATGGGCAGCGGCCAGCTGGTCCGCTCTTTGCTCCCGCACGGCCTCGTCGACGAACTGTTCCTGATGATCCACCCGGTGCTGCTCGGCTCGGGCCGCCGGTTGTTCGGGCCTGAGGATGAACTGCACCGGCTGCGGCTGGTTGAGTCCATCCCCACCGCGACCGGGGTGCTGATGGTGACATACCGGCCGGCCTGA
- a CDS encoding TetR/AcrR family transcriptional regulator translates to MSGQRRSGYGTGREALLAATVHVVARKGLRGLTFRAVAEQAGVNNTLVVHHFGKRDALIEAALEWSVQQSIGLSRLEALPATEDEFCRSILSLIEDNPDIQIFQYEMILESRRRPELAGPVQHLYDSYIQALSDGLERIGFGGQEGAAQAAFAALDGLVLQLLAGANTKGVEAAIRYLWAALGGRVNNPAVNAG, encoded by the coding sequence ATGAGCGGGCAGAGACGCAGCGGATACGGCACAGGGCGGGAAGCCTTGCTGGCTGCGACCGTGCATGTGGTGGCGCGAAAGGGGCTGCGTGGCCTGACGTTCCGCGCAGTTGCTGAACAGGCCGGCGTCAACAACACGCTGGTGGTGCACCACTTCGGCAAGCGGGATGCCCTCATTGAGGCCGCACTCGAATGGTCCGTGCAGCAGTCGATCGGGCTGTCACGGCTGGAAGCGCTGCCTGCAACCGAGGACGAGTTCTGCCGGAGCATCCTGTCGCTGATCGAGGACAATCCCGACATCCAGATCTTCCAGTACGAAATGATCCTGGAATCGCGGCGGCGCCCCGAACTGGCAGGACCGGTACAGCATCTCTACGACAGCTACATCCAGGCGCTCTCCGACGGCCTGGAGCGGATCGGCTTCGGCGGGCAGGAGGGTGCTGCCCAGGCTGCCTTCGCCGCGTTGGACGGCCTGGTCCTGCAGCTCCTGGCCGGGGCCAACACCAAAGGCGTGGAGGCAGCCATCCGCTACCTTTGGGCCGCTTTGGGGGGACGCGTCAACAACCCGGCGGTCAACGCCGGCTGA
- a CDS encoding cupin domain-containing protein: MPTSTNAVEFTVHDAHDPQKYEPFALGQVQWVRRPGEGGRPALSAGFWHVTTEEAPEPFDLLIEADETIHIIEGHLHIEVEGGDSFDLTPGSAASFNRGAQTRWTVVEDTTEFFVYS; encoded by the coding sequence ATGCCCACGTCCACGAACGCCGTCGAATTCACCGTCCACGACGCCCATGACCCGCAGAAATACGAGCCGTTCGCCCTGGGCCAGGTCCAGTGGGTGCGGCGGCCCGGAGAGGGAGGCCGTCCCGCACTGTCCGCCGGCTTCTGGCACGTCACCACGGAAGAAGCCCCGGAACCGTTCGACCTGCTCATCGAGGCCGACGAAACCATCCACATCATCGAAGGGCACCTGCACATCGAGGTCGAGGGCGGTGACAGCTTCGACCTCACACCAGGTTCGGCCGCTTCCTTCAACAGGGGTGCGCAGACACGCTGGACCGTCGTCGAGGACACCACCGAGTTCTTCGTCTATTCCTGA
- a CDS encoding flavin monoamine oxidase family protein — protein MSDTTPNAGQTDVVIIGAGFAGLTAARELRQTGLSVIVLEARDRIGGRTWLDDRLGRPLEMGGTWVHWTQPYVWAEMKRYGIGTVQSPIPEMAYWWADGARHTGTPDQLLNEIDGPNRQLVEQSREYFPEPFAPLASPRIQEIDGVSLPKKIAGLQITDYSRDILESFWSLNFNGPIDDAAFTQALRWVALTNGDWMVNFEACATFKIEGGTRKLINAIAAGTDVRLGKTVSTVKSTEGTTAVISSDGEEFHAGHVICTLPLGAMGATAFDPPLPAAAQRGIGEGQVSKGIKVWITVKGEVKPFVALGAAEWPLNFAQAEYGQDGSTILVAFGPDTSRLDATDLRQVQAALDLLAPDLEVLDTASHDWTSDPLSGETWPMHRPGFLTESLGSFQQPRGSLLFAGSDYANGWGGFIDGAIESGLEAARSIVNARS, from the coding sequence GTGAGTGACACCACCCCCAACGCCGGGCAGACCGACGTCGTCATTATTGGCGCCGGATTCGCCGGCCTGACCGCGGCCCGTGAATTGCGGCAGACTGGTTTGTCCGTAATCGTTCTTGAGGCCCGGGACCGGATCGGCGGCCGGACCTGGCTTGATGACAGGCTTGGCCGTCCGCTGGAAATGGGCGGCACGTGGGTCCACTGGACCCAGCCCTACGTCTGGGCGGAAATGAAGCGCTACGGGATCGGCACCGTTCAAAGTCCGATCCCGGAAATGGCCTACTGGTGGGCGGACGGCGCCCGGCACACGGGCACACCCGACCAGCTGCTGAACGAAATCGACGGGCCAAACCGCCAGCTCGTGGAACAATCCCGTGAATACTTCCCCGAACCGTTCGCGCCGCTGGCCAGCCCCCGGATCCAGGAGATCGACGGCGTCTCCCTGCCCAAGAAAATCGCAGGCCTGCAGATCACGGATTACTCCAGGGACATCCTGGAATCCTTCTGGTCCCTGAACTTCAATGGCCCCATCGACGACGCCGCCTTCACCCAGGCCCTGCGCTGGGTGGCACTCACCAACGGCGACTGGATGGTCAACTTCGAAGCCTGCGCCACTTTCAAGATCGAAGGAGGCACCAGGAAGCTGATCAACGCCATCGCGGCCGGAACAGACGTTCGCCTCGGGAAGACTGTCTCGACCGTCAAGTCCACCGAGGGGACCACCGCCGTCATCTCCAGCGACGGCGAGGAATTCCACGCCGGCCATGTCATCTGCACGCTTCCCCTCGGAGCGATGGGCGCCACCGCATTCGACCCTCCCCTGCCCGCCGCCGCACAGAGGGGTATCGGCGAGGGCCAGGTCTCCAAGGGCATCAAGGTCTGGATCACCGTCAAGGGGGAGGTCAAACCGTTCGTTGCCCTCGGCGCCGCGGAGTGGCCGCTGAACTTCGCCCAGGCTGAGTACGGCCAGGACGGCAGCACCATCCTCGTCGCCTTCGGACCCGACACCTCCCGCCTTGACGCCACCGATCTTCGGCAGGTCCAGGCCGCCCTCGACCTGCTCGCGCCGGACCTCGAAGTCCTGGACACCGCGAGCCACGACTGGACCAGTGACCCGCTCTCAGGCGAGACGTGGCCGATGCACCGGCCGGGTTTCCTGACGGAGTCCCTGGGCAGCTTCCAGCAGCCGCGCGGCAGCCTCCTGTTCGCAGGTTCGGACTACGCCAACGGCTGGGGCGGCTTCATCGACGGCGCCATTGAAAGCGGGCTGGAAGCAGCCCGGAGCATCGTGAACGCGCGCAGTTAG